The Thermasporomyces composti region GCACCATGCGGACGAGAGCGTCGTAGATCGCGGCGTCGCCGTGGGGGTGGAGCTTTCCCATGACCTCGCCGACGACACGGGCGCTCTTGACGTAGGCGCGGTCCGGGCGGAGGCCCATGTCGGACATCGTGTAGAGGATCCGACGTTGCACGGGTTTGAGACCGTCGCGAGCGTCCGGCAAGGCGCGGGCATAGATGACCGAGTAGGCGTACTCGAGGAAGCTCGCGCGCATCTCGTCGCCGACGTCGACGTCGAGGATCTTCTCCTCGAACCCCTCCGGCTCCTTCGTGCTCTTACGGCGGGCCATGCGGCTGTCTACTCCTCGCGCTTGGTGCGGTGGGCTCGGACAATCCCGGCCAGGCTCGCGGGCCGGGTTCCAGGCGCGTCCCAGTGGCTCCGCCTGTCGAGGCGTCCCTGGCCTTGGCCTGGAGCTCGGCCGGTCGAGCATGGCCACCCACGACGTCCGGGCCGTCCTCGAGGCGGTCCGTGACGTCAGGGCAACTGGAGAATGGTCGCATCTTCCGGCCCGGACGCCACATCGACGCGCGGCGCGTCCGTCGACAGCGCCGACGGTGAGCGCACCGGAACGCCCCGCAACCGGGTGCAGTCGTGCAGGTCGGGCATCTCGGGCGGGCGGGATGGAGCCGGCCGTGCCGACCCTCGGGTCGATCCGGCTCGCCGGGTCCGATGGCGTGTTCGCGGGCTGGCGAGCAGGCGAGAACGCGGGGTGCCGTCAGGACCTGGAGGTCGAGGCGACGTCGGCCGACGCCGCGCGAACCGCTCTCGTGCTACGGCAGTGGGCCGGCGGCCGCGTCGTCGCGGCCTTGAGGTGAGCGCCGGCGCCGCGACCAGTCGGCGAGGCCCGCGTGCCTTCGCTCGACGGTCTCGACCCGGCGCAAGGTCTCCTTGACAGTGCGAGGGCCGCGCCGCCGTGGCGGCGTCCGCCCTCGCCGCCTCGCGTGCGCTGGTTCGGCACGAGGCTCGCGGGATGGCTCCGCCGCTCGGCGGTCAGAGGATACCGGAACAATGGGGCCCGATCGCGGTACCGAAGGAGCGGATCCCTAGTTTGGCGGTGTCGGACGTTCGGCCCGCGAGGCAGAGGAAGGCACGGGTACTGTGGTCGCGAACCGTCAGGGAGGGTCGATGTCTGGCTCTAGCAGGCGCGCGTTCCTCGCTCGTTTCCTCGCGCTCGGAGCCTCGGCGTCCTCGCTCGCGCCGCTGCTCGCGGCGTGTACCGGTGACGGCGATCCCGGATCTGACGAACCGCCCACGCGACGGCGCCCGGCCGGTTCCGCGAAGAAGTACGAGGGACGGATCGTCATCGCCACCCGGTACAACCCGTCCGCCCGAGCCCGGCAGGCCCTCGCCGCGGCGTACCGCCGGCACCAGCCCGGCGTCGAACTGGTCTGGATGACCGACGACTATCCAGACGCCGCCTCCTACGCGCGCTGGCTCGAGCAGCAGCTCGCGGTCAACAACGTGGGACCCGACATCGTCTCGGGTAACTACGCGCCGACCTTCCGCCGCTACGTGAACCTGGACGAATACCGCGCCCAGGTCAACCCCTACACGGGTCGCGAGTGGGAGAAGGACTACGACTTCGCTCGTTACCCCGAAGTCGACGCGCGGGGTGAGCGGACGTCCATCGGCACCGAGGCGATGAACCTGCTCTTCTACTACAACAAGGACATCTTCGCCGAGGTGGGCGTCGAACCGCCGAGGGACTTCAACGAGCTCCTCGACGTGTGCGCCAAGCTGCACGCGGCACGTCGCAGGCCGTTGGCGCTGAGCTTCGACCCCGCGGTCACGACCTGGATGTCGTCGGTCTACTTCGACCAGTACCACGACGCGTGGGTCGACACGGTGCGTGCGCAGCCGGGTGACTGGTGCTGGGATCCCGAGCTGGACGGCACGTTCGAGTACGACGCCAAGGACCCCCGCCTGCACACTCGGTACACCTTCAACCCGCAGCGCTTCTACCAGGGTCTGGCGGACCACACGCTGCGTTTCGACACGCCGGCGATGCTGGACTTGGTGACCAACCTCACCAGGCTCGTCCCCAGGTACGCCACGGCGGACTTCTTCACCGGCTCGAGCCCGTACCCGGCTTTCCTGCGCAGGCAGGCGGCGATGCTCGTGGACGGGGCGTGGACGATGTGCCAACTGGCGCAGGACCTCGCCGACCCCACGCCAGGGCGGCTCCAGCAGTTGGGTCTGCAGGAGGAGGCACTCGAGCCGTTCGAGTGGGACGTCTTCGAGTTCCCTCCGATGCGAGGACCGCTCGTCCAGTCAGAGCTGCGACCCTTCGAGGGGACGACGGGCACGTACCTCAGCGTCATCGACAAGGGGCCGGACCACACCGAGATGGTGATGGACTTCCTCATGTTCTGGGTCTCGGCCGAGGGCTACACCGCGTTCCTCGAGGGCGAGGCGAAGGCGAACGCGCTCACCCCGCAGGGGCCGTTGCTGATCTCCGGCGTGAGCTACGACAAGCAGGTGGAGGATCTCTTCGCGAAGGTGCGGTCGCACGGCAGCATCGCGCCGGCCTACGGCAACTTCTGGGTCGTCGGGGCGGGTGGTCGGAGCTCCGTCGACCTGCGCAACCACTTCGTCAGCGTGCTGCAAGGCAAGTTCGACCCCCAGGACTACGCCACCAGACTCCAGCGGTACGTCGAGACCCACCTCGAGGAGATGGTGAAGCTGGCTGGGCTGTCCATGGATGACATCGCGAACCCAGCGCGGCGTCCGGCCACGGTCTAGCGAGCGACGCCTGCTCCAGTGGGCTGTCGGCCAGCGCTTGTCACCTCGAGGAACTGCTTTCGGGGCTCGTCCGCCGCGGCCGTGAGCGTGGATGGGCCGCTAGGGCACGGTCGGCGCGGCTCACGGACTCCGGCGGCCGGGGGTCCGGGGTCCGCCGGTGGTGGCGGCACGGTGGTCCGGCGTCGCCGGAACCGACGCAGGAGACGGCGGGCGGGTCCGAGTCCTCGTTGCCGTAGCCCCGGTCGTGGTGGCTCTCGTCGTGGCATCGTCGCCCCTTCGCTCGTTCGTCACCGGTCACCGCTTGCCCAGAACCGACCGCGACGTCGTGGCTCCACACGACCGGCGTACTTCTTGTGCGCGGCTTGCCGGCTGATGCCGAGTGCCGCCGCGATCGCCTCCCAGGAGCAGCCCTGTTCGCGGGCTCGGCGGACCTGAAGCGCGGCTTCGGCCTCG contains the following coding sequences:
- a CDS encoding ABC transporter substrate-binding protein, with the protein product MSGSSRRAFLARFLALGASASSLAPLLAACTGDGDPGSDEPPTRRRPAGSAKKYEGRIVIATRYNPSARARQALAAAYRRHQPGVELVWMTDDYPDAASYARWLEQQLAVNNVGPDIVSGNYAPTFRRYVNLDEYRAQVNPYTGREWEKDYDFARYPEVDARGERTSIGTEAMNLLFYYNKDIFAEVGVEPPRDFNELLDVCAKLHAARRRPLALSFDPAVTTWMSSVYFDQYHDAWVDTVRAQPGDWCWDPELDGTFEYDAKDPRLHTRYTFNPQRFYQGLADHTLRFDTPAMLDLVTNLTRLVPRYATADFFTGSSPYPAFLRRQAAMLVDGAWTMCQLAQDLADPTPGRLQQLGLQEEALEPFEWDVFEFPPMRGPLVQSELRPFEGTTGTYLSVIDKGPDHTEMVMDFLMFWVSAEGYTAFLEGEAKANALTPQGPLLISGVSYDKQVEDLFAKVRSHGSIAPAYGNFWVVGAGGRSSVDLRNHFVSVLQGKFDPQDYATRLQRYVETHLEEMVKLAGLSMDDIANPARRPATV